In the Synergistaceae bacterium genome, one interval contains:
- a CDS encoding MBL fold metallo-hydrolase: MRVTKILAALFLSLFIAGISFADGISYTHVRNATARIEYAGSVFLVDPFLADKGAYPGFEGTPNSDKRIPLIDMAEPASEVVKGIDAVILTHTHLDHWDESAQKILPKDIPFFVQNAGDARIIREQGFTNVMVVGKNTPFRNVRISRTLGQHGPDELYSVPAMAEFAGDAMGFVFQSDGAKTLYVVGDTTWHPFVEVALDTYKPEIIVMNTGYAMVNGIEGSLIMGKDDILRMYKTMPEAKIIAVHMDAVNHTMTSSGEVREFTKAHSLGDRVYVPREGETLKF; encoded by the coding sequence ATGAGAGTCACAAAAATTTTGGCGGCATTGTTTTTGTCATTGTTCATTGCGGGGATTTCTTTTGCTGACGGTATAAGCTACACGCACGTACGCAACGCAACAGCACGAATCGAATACGCCGGGAGTGTCTTTCTTGTTGATCCGTTTCTTGCGGACAAAGGAGCGTATCCGGGTTTCGAGGGGACTCCAAATTCCGACAAGCGCATACCGTTAATCGACATGGCCGAGCCTGCCTCAGAGGTCGTAAAGGGGATTGACGCGGTAATTCTCACTCATACACATTTAGACCACTGGGACGAATCCGCGCAAAAGATTCTCCCGAAAGATATTCCGTTTTTCGTACAGAATGCCGGGGACGCAAGGATAATCCGCGAGCAGGGATTCACAAATGTCATGGTCGTCGGGAAAAATACACCCTTCAGGAACGTGCGAATATCTCGCACATTAGGCCAGCACGGGCCGGACGAGCTTTATTCTGTTCCTGCGATGGCTGAATTTGCCGGGGACGCTATGGGATTCGTGTTTCAGTCTGACGGGGCGAAAACTCTTTACGTTGTCGGCGATACTACATGGCATCCGTTTGTTGAAGTCGCGCTTGATACCTACAAGCCCGAAATTATAGTGATGAATACGGGCTATGCTATGGTAAACGGCATTGAAGGGAGTCTCATCATGGGCAAAGATGACATTCTCCGCATGTATAAGACAATGCCGGAAGCAAAAATTATCGCCGTTCACATGGACGCTGTGAATCACACGATGACAAGCAGCGGGGAAGTAAGAGAGTTCACGAAAGCTCACAGCCTCGGAGACCGTGTATATGTTCCGCGTGAAGGTGAGACGCTGAAATTCTGA